A genome region from Methylohalobius crimeensis 10Ki includes the following:
- a CDS encoding DUF433 domain-containing protein — protein sequence MKLDRITVNPEIMNGQPCIRGMRFTVRRVVEAVALYPNREELRVEYPELEDEDIRQALEFAALNLADEVLPLEAA from the coding sequence ATGAAACTGGATCGAATCACGGTAAACCCCGAAATCATGAATGGGCAGCCTTGCATACGGGGTATGCGATTTACGGTGCGGCGCGTCGTCGAGGCGGTTGCCCTGTATCCGAATCGTGAGGAACTCAGAGTGGAATATCCTGAACTGGAGGATGAGGACATTCGTCAGGCGCTGGAGTTTGCGGCGCTCAACCTGGCCGATGAGGTTTTGCCCTTGGAAGCGGCATGA
- a CDS encoding MgtC/SapB family protein has translation MASPKVYFHCITRLAGDGCRGRLSFGYRQLFARGDRWRYAATMESSDLSLEIYPLLFRNLAIALALGLLIGLERGWSKREVETGGRIAGIRTFSLISLLGALSFLLAQALDTWTVVLGFGGLALILSSAAFVEAQKTGNYSITTGVAAFVTFVLGALAMTPYVQLAATAAVIMAILLGLKPVLHGWVYRLAPEEMYAVFKLLLISVVILPILPDHTYDPWDAFNPYKIWWMVVLISAISFVGYFAVRIIGPRRGILLTGLFGGLASSTAVALNLSRLAKKNREGHKLLAAGVIIASTTMFPRVLVITGFLYSPLAKLLLWPLLVTAGVGYVAAWWLVRGEAAQGAGPVLNLSNPFEFGTALRFGALLALILWLTKVLKAWLGSVGIYLTAAASGISDVDAITLTLAQMASGPGMLKTAALGILLAAVVNTLVKGVLAAVIGGRAMGQYVLGVFVPQLLIGGSVLLMLG, from the coding sequence ATGGCGTCCCCCAAGGTTTATTTTCATTGTATCACCCGCTTGGCGGGGGACGGATGCCGCGGCCGTCTCTCTTTCGGATACAGGCAATTGTTTGCCCGCGGCGACCGCTGGCGCTATGCTGCAACGATGGAATCGTCCGACCTGTCTTTAGAAATCTATCCTCTGTTGTTCCGCAACCTGGCCATCGCCCTGGCGCTGGGGCTCTTGATCGGCCTGGAGCGGGGCTGGTCGAAGCGGGAAGTGGAAACCGGCGGCCGCATCGCCGGCATCCGGACCTTCAGCCTAATCAGTCTGCTGGGGGCCTTGAGCTTTCTTCTGGCTCAAGCGCTGGATACCTGGACGGTGGTCTTGGGGTTCGGCGGGCTGGCGTTGATCCTATCGTCGGCCGCCTTCGTGGAAGCGCAAAAAACTGGCAATTACAGCATCACCACCGGGGTGGCGGCCTTCGTGACCTTCGTCCTGGGAGCCCTGGCCATGACCCCCTACGTGCAACTGGCCGCCACCGCCGCGGTCATCATGGCGATTCTTCTGGGACTCAAGCCAGTCCTTCACGGCTGGGTATACCGACTGGCCCCCGAGGAGATGTACGCCGTCTTCAAACTACTTCTGATTTCGGTGGTGATCCTGCCGATTCTGCCCGACCATACCTACGACCCCTGGGACGCCTTCAACCCCTATAAAATCTGGTGGATGGTGGTGCTGATCTCGGCAATTTCCTTCGTGGGCTACTTCGCCGTCCGCATCATCGGTCCCCGCCGCGGCATCCTGTTGACCGGCCTGTTCGGCGGGCTCGCCTCCTCCACCGCGGTCGCCCTGAATTTATCCCGCCTGGCCAAAAAGAACCGGGAAGGGCATAAGCTTCTCGCCGCCGGCGTGATTATCGCCTCCACCACCATGTTTCCCCGGGTGCTGGTGATTACGGGATTTCTTTACTCCCCCTTGGCGAAACTACTGCTCTGGCCGTTGCTCGTCACCGCCGGCGTGGGTTATGTCGCAGCCTGGTGGCTGGTACGCGGCGAAGCGGCCCAGGGCGCCGGCCCGGTCCTGAATCTGTCCAATCCATTCGAATTCGGCACCGCTTTGCGATTCGGGGCTTTGTTGGCCTTGATTCTCTGGTTGACGAAGGTCCTTAAAGCTTGGCTGGGAAGCGTGGGGATCTATCTGACCGCGGCCGCCTCGGGGATTTCCGACGTGGACGCCATCACCTTGACCCTGGCGCAAATGGCCTCCGGCCCTGGCATGCTCAAGACCGCCGCCCTGGGGATTTTGCTCGCGGCAGTGGTCAATACTCTGGTGAAAGGAGTGCTGGCGGCGGTAATCGGCGGCCGCGCGATGGGCCAATACGTCTTGGGCGTGTTCGTGCCGCAGCTTCTGATCGGCGGCTCGGTTTTATTGATGTTGGGATAA
- a CDS encoding Lon protease family protein, with protein MTKTLAPLSPDRLYVTCDPADFPFKTTAELPDVPLVFDQQRAMEALRLGIGMSDSGFNVFVLGPTGIGKLTAVQDVVSAHARDRPVPADWCYMHNFQDPVKPKALKLPAGRGLKLSRDMDHLIEELRTAIPAAFEGEGYRTRVEELEQEAKHREAEAIESLRQKARERDVALLETPTGFAFAPLTHDKQVMSPEVFHQLPPETQKRIEETVEDLQQRLQKLLRQFPRWRKEAREKLRRLNREIAQYAIGPLIEEVKQHHADLEAVPAHLEAIEQDIVDHVDDFLSQPASPIPLPFMASKAEERIKHYRINLLVDHSDHDGAPVVHEELPNHANLIGRVDYHAFMGTLMTDFGMIKPGALHKANGGYLILDARKVLLQPHAWDTLKRTLQAGEIKIESLEKTLSLMSTVTLEPEPIPLDVRVVLTGDRLLYYLLNALDPEFQDLFKIPADFEEDLPRGPETHQLYARVLATLARKENLLPLDRDAVIRLVEQGARELEDAFKVTTHLRTFTDLIREADYRARKASREVVTRADIQAVIDARIYRGDRLYSRAKEMIERGVLLIDTQGRRVGQLNGLAVTSPGDFSFGRPTRITATTRLGDGKVIDIEREAELGGSIHSKGMMILSNFLASRYARVQPLSMAASVVFEQSYGPVEGDSASLAELCALLSSLADLPLGQHLAVTGSVNQLGQVQPIGGVNEKIEGFFDVCQRKGLTGDQGVIVPVANVQNLMLHRDVVAAAEEDKFHVYAVETVDEALELLLDTPAGERGEDGDFPADTINGRVERQLRHFAELRRRFGGRDQEDKAS; from the coding sequence ATGACCAAAACCCTTGCGCCGCTCTCGCCCGATCGCTTGTATGTTACCTGCGATCCCGCCGACTTCCCTTTCAAAACCACGGCGGAACTGCCCGACGTGCCGCTGGTGTTCGATCAACAGCGGGCGATGGAGGCTTTGCGGCTGGGAATCGGTATGAGCGATTCCGGCTTCAACGTCTTCGTTCTGGGGCCCACCGGCATCGGGAAGCTGACCGCCGTACAGGACGTGGTCAGTGCCCATGCCCGCGATAGACCGGTGCCCGCCGATTGGTGCTACATGCATAATTTCCAGGATCCGGTCAAGCCCAAGGCGCTGAAATTGCCTGCCGGGCGCGGCCTCAAGCTGAGCCGCGACATGGATCACTTGATCGAGGAGTTGCGTACCGCGATTCCGGCCGCCTTCGAGGGGGAAGGGTATCGCACCCGGGTGGAGGAGCTGGAACAGGAGGCCAAGCACCGTGAGGCCGAAGCCATTGAATCGCTCCGCCAAAAGGCCCGCGAACGGGATGTGGCGCTTTTGGAGACCCCTACCGGCTTCGCCTTCGCGCCGCTCACCCACGATAAACAGGTGATGAGCCCGGAGGTGTTCCATCAACTGCCCCCCGAGACGCAAAAACGCATCGAAGAGACGGTGGAAGACCTCCAGCAGCGATTGCAAAAGCTGCTGCGTCAATTTCCCCGCTGGCGCAAGGAGGCGCGGGAGAAGCTACGCCGGCTCAACCGGGAAATCGCCCAATATGCCATCGGCCCCTTGATCGAGGAAGTGAAGCAGCATCACGCGGATCTGGAGGCCGTGCCGGCTCATTTGGAAGCGATCGAGCAGGATATCGTCGACCATGTGGACGATTTTCTCTCCCAGCCGGCGTCTCCCATCCCCCTCCCCTTCATGGCATCCAAGGCGGAGGAGCGGATCAAGCATTATCGGATCAATCTGCTGGTGGACCACAGCGATCACGACGGCGCGCCGGTGGTTCACGAGGAACTGCCCAACCACGCCAACTTGATCGGTCGCGTCGATTACCACGCCTTTATGGGCACCTTGATGACCGACTTCGGCATGATCAAGCCGGGCGCCCTGCATAAGGCCAACGGCGGTTATCTGATTCTCGACGCGCGCAAGGTACTGCTGCAACCGCACGCTTGGGATACCCTGAAACGCACTCTGCAGGCCGGGGAAATCAAGATCGAGTCCCTGGAAAAAACCCTCAGCTTGATGAGCACCGTGACCCTGGAGCCCGAGCCCATCCCTCTCGACGTGCGCGTGGTTCTGACCGGCGACCGGCTGCTGTATTACCTGCTCAACGCCCTCGATCCGGAATTTCAGGACCTGTTCAAGATTCCCGCCGACTTCGAGGAGGACCTGCCCCGCGGCCCCGAGACCCATCAGCTTTACGCGCGGGTCCTGGCCACCTTGGCGCGCAAGGAAAATCTCCTGCCGCTGGACCGCGACGCGGTGATCCGGTTGGTGGAACAGGGCGCGCGCGAGCTGGAGGACGCCTTCAAGGTTACTACCCATCTCAGGACCTTCACCGATCTGATCCGGGAAGCCGATTACCGCGCCCGGAAGGCCAGCCGCGAGGTGGTGACCCGCGCCGATATTCAAGCCGTCATCGACGCTCGCATCTACCGTGGCGACCGATTGTACAGCCGAGCCAAGGAAATGATCGAGCGCGGCGTTCTGCTGATCGACACCCAGGGCCGGCGGGTGGGGCAGCTCAACGGCCTGGCGGTGACTTCCCCGGGGGATTTCAGCTTCGGCCGGCCGACGCGGATCACCGCCACCACCCGTCTGGGCGACGGCAAGGTGATCGATATCGAGCGGGAGGCCGAGCTTGGCGGATCGATCCACTCCAAGGGGATGATGATTCTGTCCAATTTCCTGGCCTCCCGTTACGCCCGGGTTCAGCCGTTGTCCATGGCCGCCAGCGTGGTGTTCGAGCAATCCTACGGTCCGGTGGAAGGCGACAGCGCTTCCCTGGCGGAATTGTGCGCTCTGCTCTCTTCTCTGGCGGATCTGCCTCTGGGTCAGCATCTGGCGGTCACCGGATCGGTTAACCAATTGGGACAGGTTCAGCCGATCGGCGGCGTCAACGAGAAGATCGAAGGGTTTTTCGATGTTTGCCAGCGAAAGGGACTGACCGGCGACCAAGGGGTGATCGTTCCCGTCGCCAACGTTCAGAACCTGATGCTGCACCGGGACGTGGTGGCCGCCGCCGAGGAGGACAAGTTTCACGTCTACGCCGTGGAAACCGTGGACGAGGCGCTGGAATTGCTGCTCGACACGCCCGCCGGCGAACGCGGCGAGGATGGAGACTTCCCCGCCGATACTATCAACGGGCGAGTGGAGCGGCAACTGCGCCATTTTGCCGAATTGAGACGCCGTTTCGGCGGCCGCGACCAGGAGGACAAGGCGTCATGA
- a CDS encoding peroxiredoxin family protein — MQASEFQIDTWLNGGPHELSFLRGKVVALHFFQMLCPGCVVHGMPQAQKLHEAFKEDPRIQVAAIHSVFEHHDVMTPEALRVFVSEFRYTLPIAIDRPDPEGSIPRTMRAYGCRGTPTWILIDPEGEVVANLFGRPTDLEMGLRIGELLPRAQGEECSEDGCKVPLT, encoded by the coding sequence ATGCAAGCATCCGAATTCCAAATCGACACTTGGCTCAACGGCGGTCCTCATGAACTCTCGTTTCTCCGGGGAAAGGTGGTGGCGCTCCACTTCTTCCAAATGCTTTGCCCGGGGTGCGTGGTTCACGGCATGCCCCAAGCGCAGAAGCTCCATGAAGCATTCAAGGAGGATCCAAGGATTCAGGTGGCCGCGATCCACTCGGTGTTCGAGCATCACGATGTCATGACTCCCGAAGCGCTCCGCGTCTTCGTCTCCGAATTTCGCTACACCCTGCCCATCGCCATCGACCGGCCCGACCCCGAGGGCTCGATACCCCGAACGATGCGCGCCTACGGCTGCCGGGGAACGCCCACCTGGATTCTGATCGATCCGGAAGGGGAGGTGGTGGCCAACCTCTTCGGCCGCCCCACCGACCTGGAGATGGGGCTTAGAATCGGAGAACTCTTGCCGCGCGCGCAAGGGGAAGAATGCTCCGAAGACGGATGCAAAGTCCCACTCACCTAG
- a CDS encoding DciA family protein: protein MTIPNSPKPVSETVKRDRNLAALLARARLHERLLEKIRRSLPDSIGNHCPACVLRADGQLMLYAENAAWASRLRFYQVQLLPGVNELVPVTRIQVRVLLASEGQEKAPRPVTKPGPDAVSQLERAADASPDPQIQDSLQRLARTLRRAAEKP from the coding sequence GTGACCATCCCTAACTCCCCCAAGCCGGTATCCGAAACCGTGAAACGGGACCGCAATCTGGCCGCGCTTTTGGCGCGGGCGCGATTGCACGAACGTTTGCTCGAGAAGATCCGGCGCTCCCTGCCCGATTCCATCGGCAACCACTGCCCGGCATGCGTATTGCGCGCCGACGGGCAATTGATGCTGTATGCGGAAAACGCGGCTTGGGCGTCCCGGTTGCGCTTTTACCAAGTACAATTGCTGCCGGGGGTGAATGAACTGGTGCCGGTCACCCGGATTCAGGTTCGCGTTTTGCTGGCCTCCGAGGGACAGGAAAAAGCGCCCCGTCCGGTGACGAAACCCGGACCCGACGCCGTGTCGCAACTGGAACGCGCGGCGGACGCCAGCCCCGATCCTCAGATTCAGGACAGCTTACAGCGCCTGGCCCGTACCTTGCGCCGCGCCGCCGAGAAGCCGTAG
- the secA gene encoding preprotein translocase subunit SecA, with amino-acid sequence MIGKLVKKVIGSRNERIINQKRWLMAKINALEPQFEALSDAQLSAKTDEFRERLENGETLGDLLPEAFAAVREAGKRVLHMRHFDVQLIGGMVLHDGKIAEMRTGEGKTLVATLAVYLNALSGKGVHVVTVNDYLARRDAQWMGKIYGFLGMTVGVITSGMNQSDRREAYAADITYGTNNEFGFDYLRDNMAFSKEEQVQRGHHYAIVDEVDSILIDEARTPLIISGPTEERTDLYLRMNELVPHLQKQDQPDEKETGPSEPLADSLKPGDYTVDEKTKQVFLTEQGHEKVEQLLAEAGLIEAGESLYDAANIRLLHYLTAALRAHSLYHRDVEYIVRDNEVIIVDEFTGRVMPGRRWSDGLHQAIEAKEGVPIQQENQTLASITFQNYFRLYEKLAGMTGTADTEAYEFHQIYSLEVVAIPTHRPMIRDDLSDLVYLTARDKFDAIVKDIDDCVRRGQPVLVGTTSIENSEYLSQQLKRKKIPHQVLNAKQHEREAHVIAQAGRPGTVTIATNMAGRGTDIVLGGGLDAELEALGEDAPEEAKDQVKRDWHQRHRQVIEAGGLHVIGSERHESRRVDNQLRGRSGRQGDPGSTRFYLSLQDSLLRIFASDRVAALMQKLGMEEGEAIEHPWVTRAIENAQRKVEGHNFDIRKQLLEFDNVANDQRKVVYELRNELLETEDITEVLDAIRWDVLTEVVDKHLPPNTFEEQWEIEGLEHTLEAEFGLYFPVRKRLESDLNLQHEDLKREIIDAAEKTYRDKEQEIGTEVLRQFEKSVMLQILDNAWKEHLAAMDHLRQGIHLRGYAQRDPKQEYKREAFYMFGSMLDNIKHEVISVLSRVQIRGAEDVAAIDEQRRASEPHDVQYEHAESSAMSEDEALALVEEEGDVAVEQKPFVRQARKVGRNEPCPCGSGKKYKHCHGKLS; translated from the coding sequence ATGATAGGCAAGCTGGTTAAAAAAGTCATCGGTTCCCGGAACGAACGCATCATCAACCAAAAACGGTGGTTGATGGCAAAGATCAATGCCCTGGAACCCCAATTCGAGGCATTGAGCGATGCGCAATTGAGCGCCAAGACCGATGAATTCAGAGAGCGTTTGGAGAACGGCGAAACCCTGGGCGATCTCCTCCCCGAGGCGTTCGCGGCTGTCCGCGAGGCCGGCAAAAGGGTGCTCCACATGCGTCATTTCGACGTCCAGCTGATCGGCGGGATGGTGCTCCACGACGGCAAGATCGCCGAAATGCGCACCGGCGAGGGCAAGACCTTGGTGGCCACCCTGGCGGTCTATCTCAACGCCCTGTCGGGCAAGGGCGTGCACGTGGTGACGGTCAACGATTATCTGGCCCGCCGCGACGCCCAGTGGATGGGCAAGATCTACGGCTTTTTGGGGATGACCGTGGGCGTCATCACCAGCGGCATGAACCAGTCGGACCGCCGAGAGGCCTACGCCGCGGACATCACCTACGGCACCAACAACGAATTCGGCTTCGATTATCTGCGCGACAACATGGCCTTCAGCAAGGAGGAACAGGTTCAGCGCGGTCACCACTACGCCATCGTCGACGAGGTGGACTCCATTCTCATCGACGAGGCGCGCACGCCGCTGATCATTTCCGGCCCCACCGAGGAGCGCACCGATCTCTACCTTCGCATGAACGAGCTGGTGCCCCATTTGCAGAAGCAGGACCAGCCGGACGAAAAGGAGACCGGTCCCTCGGAACCCCTTGCCGACTCGCTCAAACCGGGCGACTACACGGTGGACGAGAAAACCAAGCAGGTTTTCCTGACCGAGCAGGGACACGAAAAGGTGGAGCAATTGCTGGCCGAAGCCGGCTTGATCGAGGCCGGGGAAAGCCTCTACGACGCCGCCAATATCCGCCTGCTCCACTACCTGACCGCCGCCTTGCGCGCCCATTCCCTCTATCACCGGGACGTGGAATACATCGTGCGCGACAACGAAGTGATCATCGTGGACGAATTCACCGGTCGGGTGATGCCCGGGCGGCGTTGGTCGGATGGTTTGCACCAGGCCATCGAGGCCAAGGAAGGGGTGCCCATCCAGCAGGAAAACCAGACCCTGGCCTCGATTACCTTCCAGAACTATTTCCGTCTCTACGAAAAACTGGCCGGGATGACCGGTACCGCCGACACCGAGGCCTACGAATTTCATCAGATCTATAGCCTGGAGGTGGTGGCCATCCCCACCCACCGGCCGATGATTCGCGACGATCTCAGCGATCTGGTCTACCTGACCGCGCGCGACAAGTTCGATGCCATCGTCAAGGACATCGACGATTGCGTCCGCCGGGGGCAGCCGGTGTTGGTGGGGACCACCTCGATCGAAAACTCCGAGTATCTGTCGCAGCAGCTCAAGCGTAAAAAAATCCCCCATCAGGTGCTCAACGCCAAGCAGCACGAGCGGGAGGCCCACGTGATCGCCCAGGCGGGACGGCCGGGCACGGTGACCATCGCCACCAACATGGCGGGCCGAGGCACCGACATCGTCCTCGGCGGCGGCTTGGATGCGGAGCTGGAGGCCTTGGGCGAAGACGCCCCCGAGGAAGCCAAGGATCAGGTGAAGCGGGATTGGCATCAGCGCCACCGGCAGGTAATCGAGGCCGGCGGGCTGCATGTGATCGGCTCCGAGCGCCACGAATCGCGCCGGGTCGACAATCAGCTCCGCGGCCGTTCGGGGCGTCAGGGCGACCCCGGTTCGACCCGCTTCTATCTGTCTCTCCAGGATAGCCTGCTCCGAATTTTCGCGTCCGACCGGGTCGCGGCCCTGATGCAGAAATTGGGCATGGAGGAAGGCGAAGCCATCGAGCATCCCTGGGTGACGCGGGCCATCGAAAACGCCCAGCGCAAAGTGGAAGGGCACAACTTCGACATCCGCAAACAACTGCTGGAGTTCGACAACGTCGCCAACGATCAGCGCAAGGTCGTTTACGAATTGCGCAACGAGCTGCTCGAGACCGAGGACATCACCGAAGTGCTCGACGCCATCCGCTGGGACGTGTTGACCGAGGTGGTGGACAAGCACCTGCCTCCCAATACGTTCGAAGAACAGTGGGAAATCGAAGGTCTCGAACACACCTTGGAGGCCGAATTCGGTCTCTACTTCCCGGTGCGAAAGCGCCTCGAATCGGATTTGAATCTGCAGCACGAGGATCTCAAGAGAGAAATCATCGACGCGGCCGAAAAGACCTATCGCGACAAGGAACAGGAGATCGGCACGGAAGTGCTGCGTCAGTTCGAAAAATCGGTGATGCTGCAAATCCTGGACAACGCCTGGAAGGAACATCTGGCGGCGATGGATCATTTGCGCCAGGGCATCCATTTGCGCGGTTACGCCCAGCGCGATCCGAAACAGGAATACAAGCGCGAGGCGTTCTACATGTTCGGCTCGATGCTCGACAATATCAAGCACGAGGTTATCAGCGTCTTGTCTCGGGTGCAGATCCGCGGCGCCGAGGATGTGGCGGCGATCGACGAGCAGCGCCGCGCCAGCGAGCCCCACGATGTCCAATACGAGCACGCCGAAAGCAGCGCCATGAGCGAGGACGAGGCCCTGGCGCTGGTCGAGGAAGAAGGCGATGTGGCCGTGGAGCAAAAGCCGTTCGTGCGTCAGGCGCGCAAGGTGGGTCGCAACGAACCGTGCCCCTGCGGCAGCGGCAAGAAGTACAAGCACTGTCACGGCAAGTTGAGCTGA
- the argJ gene encoding bifunctional glutamate N-acetyltransferase/amino-acid acetyltransferase ArgJ: MAVGPACFPEAMAVAGMRLGTARAGLRPAAGDDLALIELCPEARIAAVFTRNAFCAAPVRVAREHLIENPRWLLINAGNANAGTGDRGMADARASCAALARLTGGRTDQVLPFSTGVIGEPLPVDKLTAALPEALQNLHEAGWASAARAIMTTDTRPKGATVRVPVGGTEITLSGIAKGSGMIAPNMATMLAFVGTDAAIEPSALRFALAQVVGPTFNAVSVDGDTSTNDACVLMATGRAENPVLDRDHPDFPAFLDGLERVCAELAEAIVRDGEGATKLIRIEVLEAATVDEARRVGFTVAHSPLVKTAFFASDPNWGRILAAVGRAGCEGLAIDQVKIWLDEVCIVADGRRASTYTEAQGQTVMAREEIAVRIQLGRGTASALVLTCDLSHEYVRINAEYRT; encoded by the coding sequence ATGGCGGTCGGCCCTGCTTGTTTTCCGGAAGCCATGGCGGTGGCGGGAATGCGCCTGGGAACCGCCCGTGCCGGCCTCCGCCCCGCCGCCGGGGACGATCTGGCGCTGATCGAGTTGTGTCCGGAAGCCCGGATAGCGGCGGTCTTCACCCGCAACGCCTTCTGCGCCGCACCGGTGAGGGTCGCCCGCGAGCATTTGATCGAGAATCCCCGTTGGCTGCTCATCAACGCCGGCAACGCCAATGCGGGCACCGGCGATCGGGGCATGGCCGATGCACGCGCTTCCTGCGCCGCCCTCGCCCGTTTGACCGGCGGTCGAACGGATCAAGTGCTGCCTTTTTCCACCGGCGTCATCGGCGAGCCCTTGCCGGTGGACAAACTCACCGCCGCCCTGCCTGAAGCGCTGCAAAATCTGCATGAGGCGGGTTGGGCGTCGGCTGCCCGCGCCATCATGACCACCGACACCCGGCCCAAGGGTGCGACGGTTCGCGTTCCTGTCGGCGGCACCGAGATAACGCTTTCCGGGATCGCCAAGGGTTCCGGCATGATCGCGCCCAATATGGCCACCATGCTGGCCTTCGTCGGCACCGATGCGGCCATCGAACCGAGCGCGCTACGATTCGCCTTGGCCCAAGTGGTGGGCCCCACCTTCAATGCCGTCTCGGTGGACGGCGATACTTCCACCAACGACGCCTGCGTGTTGATGGCCACCGGCCGCGCGGAAAACCCTGTCCTGGACCGGGACCACCCGGACTTTCCCGCTTTTCTCGACGGCTTGGAGCGGGTCTGCGCCGAACTGGCCGAAGCCATCGTGCGCGACGGCGAAGGGGCCACCAAGCTGATTCGCATCGAGGTCTTGGAGGCGGCGACCGTGGACGAGGCCCGCCGGGTCGGATTTACGGTGGCCCATTCCCCCCTGGTGAAGACCGCCTTTTTCGCCTCCGATCCCAACTGGGGCCGGATTCTGGCGGCGGTGGGGCGCGCCGGTTGCGAAGGATTGGCGATCGATCAGGTTAAAATCTGGTTGGACGAAGTCTGCATCGTTGCCGACGGAAGGCGTGCCTCCACCTATACCGAGGCGCAGGGGCAAACGGTCATGGCGCGCGAGGAGATCGCCGTGCGCATCCAATTGGGCCGGGGAACCGCTTCCGCCCTAGTGTTGACCTGCGATCTGTCCCACGAGTACGTCCGCATCAATGCGGAATACCGCACCTGA
- a CDS encoding Nudix family hydrolase has translation MRNTAPDSLHIAVGVIRDAEGGVLLSRRREDAHQGGLWEFPGGKCEPGEPVAEALARELGEELGIRVTAARPLIQIRHAYPDRRVVLHVFEVTRFEGEPIGRENQTLVWAAPIALDRYAFPAANGPILTALRLPPFYPVLESTATDARTGDDQSTYRRRFHALLDRGERLIYWRARNLSPAVYRRLAKEFSQAMGAKGGCLMIRADSEEFAESAELCPRAGLHLSGRQLHTLSTRPAGWRWVGAACHSLADLRQAQALGLDFAVLSPISITATHPRATPLGWEAARRWLGQINLPVYLMGGLERSDLDRARLCGARGVAGIRLFLD, from the coding sequence ATGCGGAATACCGCACCTGATTCATTGCATATCGCCGTGGGCGTCATTCGCGACGCCGAGGGTGGCGTTCTGCTTTCCCGCCGTCGTGAAGACGCCCATCAGGGCGGTTTGTGGGAGTTTCCGGGAGGCAAGTGCGAACCGGGCGAGCCGGTTGCCGAAGCCTTGGCGAGAGAACTGGGCGAAGAATTGGGTATCCGAGTGACCGCTGCCCGGCCTTTGATCCAAATCCGGCATGCCTATCCGGATCGACGGGTGGTTTTGCACGTGTTCGAGGTGACCCGTTTTGAAGGCGAACCGATTGGACGTGAGAACCAGACCCTGGTGTGGGCGGCACCGATAGCGCTGGATCGCTATGCGTTTCCGGCCGCCAACGGACCGATTTTGACCGCCCTCCGCTTGCCGCCTTTTTATCCCGTCCTCGAAAGCACCGCGACGGACGCTCGGACCGGCGATGACCAATCGACCTACCGGCGGCGCTTTCACGCCTTGCTCGATCGGGGCGAGCGCTTGATTTACTGGCGCGCTCGAAATCTTTCTCCGGCGGTCTATCGGCGCTTGGCGAAGGAGTTCAGCCAGGCCATGGGGGCGAAGGGTGGCTGTCTCATGATCCGCGCCGATTCCGAGGAATTCGCTGAATCAGCCGAGCTATGCCCCCGTGCCGGACTCCATTTGAGCGGCCGTCAACTGCATACCCTGTCGACCCGGCCCGCCGGCTGGCGCTGGGTGGGAGCCGCCTGTCACAGCCTCGCCGATTTGCGGCAGGCCCAAGCCTTGGGGTTGGATTTCGCCGTCTTGTCTCCCATTTCGATCACCGCCACCCACCCGAGAGCCACCCCCTTGGGATGGGAAGCCGCCCGGCGCTGGCTCGGCCAGATCAATCTGCCGGTCTATTTGATGGGCGGCCTTGAGCGCTCGGATCTCGACCGGGCCCGCCTTTGCGGCGCCCGGGGCGTCGCCGGCATCCGCCTGTTTCTCGACTGA